In Rutidosis leptorrhynchoides isolate AG116_Rl617_1_P2 chromosome 6, CSIRO_AGI_Rlap_v1, whole genome shotgun sequence, the DNA window TTAAAGCATGAAGAAGTTGCTAGTTTAGACAGGTATGACATCAGCATTTTGACTTTCGTCGCAAGTCAACACAAGACCTTCGACGTAGGTTGGGAAAAGACCACAACCCCACCGACAGCTTGTGGAAATTGGGTCCGTTGGTGGAACGATCATTAGCACATTGTCATGTCGCCTTACGACCCCCATCACACTAACTGTACTCCCTTCTTTGATGTATCTGTCATCAAAATCAATTAATTATACCAAACCCATAAGTATTTTGAAACATACATATATGGCACAAAAAACTAATTTTGAAAAATACAAACTCTTTGACCTAACTTTGACTCTGACCAACTCTGACCCGACTCGGGCGACTCAGCccaactttgaccgactttgacctgaCTTTTTAGCGTTAGCGTTAGCGTTGAATGACTTTAAAGGCGATTTCTGGGAAATTCGGGATGGGCTAGTCCCAAAACGACACGTCGGCCAACTTTTACAACAGTGAACACTTGTCATGATGATTTTATCTACAACTTGAACAAAATCGTACTGCGTTGTCTTGCTGGACACATACAACGAACCAATCAAAATTTGTTGGAAACAACTAAGTATCCCTTTTTTCCATAACATTGTTTATTCTGTTAGCATTGTTGTACCATTAGCTTTAGTGATATTTCTTCATTTATTTTTGACAAAATTCATTAAAAATATGTATCATTTTTCTTTTGATACATACAAAAAACCAATCACATTTGTTATCAATAACTAGGTGACCTTTTTTCTTCACCAAACGTGACCACAAAACTTATCAACAAAGAGTTGCCATAAAGCAGAATAAACAATTTACTATATCAATTCAAGAATTTGCGtcattcatattcatatgaaataaaAAAGCAAGTGTGTTTAAGAAACTTACCCTTCTTTGAGCCGCATAGCACGGTCATCGAATGATAAGCTGCGATCTGCAAGCCAGCTAATAAAGCTTGGAGATGACTCTCTGTTTTCCTTTGTAATGTCAACCACTGTTGTTTCTTTAACAAAAGGAGCTACTTTGGCTCCATAACCTGCTTTCACTACGGCTCTTAATCCGGATTGGAAATCCGATATGTAGAAATCAGCCACGTATTTCTGGATATTAAAGAAAAGAAGATGTGTGTAACTAAATAGTGAAGGATAAACAAAGAAATGGTGCTAAAAGAAAGGATGAATTACAATGTACATAAtgtaaaaaaaaacataaaatatatataaacattaacaTGAGCAAGatacggctctagttattgagtcgataacaagcgtcgatttattggcgacttgactgactcttagagcctaaattaaatttcaggcaggatttaaaacccatggaaatttgattttaccattttcatggcgtatcaattttaattttattttattttaaaaaaaaaaaaaaaatttcctactcattggccggaggtccacccggaagcaatctctctatccgtcgaatagagagatgaATGACTTCCTTTACTAAAGAGTGTTTTTCactttgggtggagaaatgactttttttattctcggataggggaaggattgtctacatctcacctcccccatacaccactcatgtggtattgagttttgttgttgttgtattaacaTGAGCAAGAAAAAACCAAACCTGCCACTTCAATTCATTAGTAAATACTCCCTCATTGCCGAATAAAcaaagcaattcttgaatttgcatATTTTGACAAGGAAGAAAGGTAGTTATAGATTGTGCTTAAATTAAGAAATTTTAAGACAAAATCTTGCCGTTGGTCCCTAAACTTTGTACTACAGCGGAGGTGACCTTAAACTTTTTATTTTGACTTCGTTGATCTCGAACTATTAAGAATAAGATATCTTATAGATGACCCTCTACTTAACTGGAATTAAATTTATACCGTTAAATGAGATCACATGGCGTTAAATTTATCCCGTTGCTTTGTTCTTTGGACTTAAAAACGCAAcgtaaataatttttttataacagCATGTTATAAGTCATGTTACAAGTCACTGACGGGGGCCAGAAGCCACCCACTCGATCATATCCGGACCACGTGTCAGTAACTGCCCAAAAGAATACAATCTAGAGAAACCCCCTAGGAGAAACCCCAAATTAACTGCCCATAAGGCACAATCTGAAGATGACTCCCCCTGGATTCGAACCTTCGATCCCATGAAACCCAGATACCTGGGGTACCACTGCTCTGTTAACGCACATGGTAACGCAAATATTAAATAGATACTATAACGTTATAGATGGAAATGGAAAGAAGGTAATATTAGAGAAGAAAATTGTAAAAGATAGTTAACTTAAAGACAAACAGAACTAACCTCCGAATTTCTACATCCCCAAGAGAAGCAACGATGCTTAGGGTTTGCTGATTTTCCACCACACCCTTTATACTCGTACAACTCTGTAGAAACATAAACGCACCTTGGTACTTTCTGGAACGATGATTCAAGAGGAATACTACCGCACGTCACAACCTGCAAACAAGGATTACAGATCAGCATTTCAGACAATTATGCTTGGAGCTTTGTTTTAGAATAAAAACTAGTAATAAAAATGTAAAAAGAATACTCATAAGTCATAATTAGTAAGAAATACCAGTGTTATTGTGGATCCTATTAAATTGATGGACATATATCACATCACATAATGCAATAAATAGCACCAAACTTATACTTTATTTCGTTAATCCTAATTTTTTTCATTTAACTAAAACCATAGTATTTAACTtacatttgaaatgtacaaaagcTATAAAGGGTTTTGAAAACGAATCAGTAAGTTGAGTGAACAAACTAAAATTGCAGTAAATACAACACTTTTCTATACTTCACAAGGTTTAAGAAGCCACCTAAAATAAAGGGATATATACCATCCTTGAACCTACTGAAAAGTAAACTATTTTTCGTATCTTTTTCTCCTTGAGGTTTTCCCCTCCCAATTCTTATACCAAAACTAGTTTGACCCGATCCAAATCGTAATTATAATTCAGGTCAACTCCATTGAAGTAGGTAAGTATAAAACCAATATCTCCAAAACCTTAACCTTGACATCATAAATTAAAAACTGTAAATAATATCCTTATTTGGAAAGTGCACATTTTGCATTTACTTCTAAACCCATTGCCCATACCTAATACCAAATAATTGATTATAATTTGTCAAAATTTTAACATGCTACTATCAAATAGAATACCATTTATAGCAATTACCAATCATTGCTATCtcttctaattataattataacaagtgGATGGATTGACACATTGACCCATTTACCACAAATCACATAAGTATCAATTATgataaattaaaaattaatattcaaTTTTAAAGAAAGAATTAACTTTCTTTAAATACTAGTATGTCTTTGCATCACGTTTATCCTTGATTAACATTAACATTGTACAtaacataatttaaaattaaacagTTCTTTCTATTAAAGGTGTATTCTTGTCACTTTCTGATAACCACATAAAAATATCCTTTCCCATCAATTTTTTAaactaatactccgtaataaaatgTAAGAGACGTACgagattaaaaataaaaaaaagtaaatTACCCCAGTAACCTTGACAAACTGGCCATCAACAGCACCTCTAAGTTCAGTATCAGGGTATTTTCGTAAATACGACAACAACGTTGTTTTTTTACAAACACAATTCCATAACATCACCACTACGGCGAGCGCAGTAACTGCCGCCACCGCCACAAGAATCAGCGGTTTCTTCACCGCCACCATTAAAAACGTTCCGACCATTAACCCAATCACAGCAATCACCAGCAACATCCACATTAACGTTTTCGATACCTTAAACCCTAACCTTACGTCATCATAACCTAACGTCGTTACAGCTGAACCGTACACAGTCTTCCCTTTTGCCGGCGGTGGTAACTCAAGTTGACCAGATCTCCGGCCGACACTCGATCCAAGTGGACCGGAGGTTATTAGTAAACCGGTAACGATAGGACCCGACCCGGAAGTTCGTTTAGGAATTGGTCCGGAACCGGATCTAAAGGATCCACTGGTGGAAGAAGATGATGGACGgtggggtggtggtgggtggtggtcggAAATGGGTATGTCGAACATTTTACCGAGCTCGCCGGATTTTTTGACATCGCCGCCGGTGTAAGGTACGGCACGTGATACAATTGTGGGTTGGCGTTCTTTGAGCTGTTCGGGTCGACCCGAAACGTATAATCCATTGCTGAGCTGGTGAGAAGGGATTCTGCTACCCATTTTAATTAAAAAACTAAGTAAAGTAATAAAAAGAAAAAGGTTTGTTTATTTTGTGAAGTTtgcaaaaaggaaaaaaatttagggttttaaatgaGGAAAGTGGTGTTGAGTTAGTGCGTCAAGTTGAAGATAGAAGAAACAGAGTGAGTGAATTTGATTCAGAAATTAACGACGATGGAAAAGGGCCACTACCAACAGAATGTGCATTACATACTTGTACCGTACATacacatattattaatattttttctttacaaaaataatgataatactttaccCATTTACTTCTTACTTTTCATAACTTTTTATCTTACATGCAAAGTTAAAATACTTTACTTTAATAAACTTTATTTTATTatgaaaaaattacgccgttggtacctgtggtttgtttcCATTTGCATCGTAACACCTAAACTATTTTTTTTGCGTAGTTGGTACCTCAGTTTTGCTTAAATATCGTGTTTGGCACCCCGACCTAACTGCCGTCAAACTTTAATGGTTAACTCCGCACAGTATACAATCATAAAAGTACAAGGACCACTAGTGTAATACAGTAAAAGTTTAAGGTTAACTCCTTACATTTTCTTTTTTTCCATCAACCCATCCATTTTCCTTTGATACAATTAACAGACACCCATTTGGGTGTGTGTTGAATAATGTTTCAATTGTATTGTATTCTTTTTCACTAAATGAATTCAATGATGAAATCCAAGTCATAAAGAAACGAACCTTGCAAGAAGTTTCATTCTTGCTAAATAATTCCTTCACTCTTGACCGGAATTCACCTCGCCGGAGCGGGTCAAACGATTCCAGAAAAGTCAACGCTTCcagatttttttatgtttttttactGGGAAATCTTCAGGTTCAAGAGGTAAACTGTAAGATTTACGTAAAAGGGGTAAATGAGTATTTAGAATTACATCCTTTACTGTTATAGATTGTTATTTCCGTGGTAGATCCTCCATTGAGTGAGGTACATTTATGAATCATACAGAATCTCCGGCAACGTCACTGGCACCAACCACTGCGTTTTCATGTAACTTGAAATGGGTGTTCAAATTTAGAGATGGGTTTTCTTCTTCAACTGCATACATCATGTTTAAGAATGGTAATGAAGTAGAAACCAAGTTTCTTGAATTTTGTGAAGCATAATTTTAACAGTTGAGAAATTATAATCAAATTTAAGATTTAATTGAGAAACGAAGTAATAGAACATAAGTAATTTAATTTTAAGTAGAAATTgcataatttttattttatgtcCCATGAATCACATGAGATTTTATTTTTGAATATTAGGGTTTGATTCGAGTTTGAGAATTTGTTGGATATATTGTTGAAGATGATGGAAAAAGGAAAATGTAAGGAGTTAACCTTAAACTTTTACTGTATTCACTAGTAGTCCTTGTAATTTTATGATTGTATAATGTGAGGAGTTAACCATTAAAGTTTGACAGCAGTTAGGTTGGGGTGCCAACCACGATACTTAAGCAAAACTGAGGTACCAACTACGCAAAAAGAAAAATTTAGGTGTTACGATGCAAATAtgaacaaaccacaggtaccaacggcgtaattttttcttttattattcttgtttatgtttatttatgaaattttactactaatttattatttattactatactttaaattaaaataaaatactgAACTAGAAGAGAGTAGTATTATTTTACTCTCCCATAATGTAGAAGAGTTAAAGACATAAATAAGCTATATACTTTTTTTtcaaatgtaggctatatacttttaaAAGGTGTATCGATGTATACCAACAAAACTTAGAAACTTGCTAACATCATCGTCTTCATCGTATCAACCTCATCATCTAATCGGAGCTTCAAATTACTTGAAAATGATGCTAATAGTCTCGACTAACAGCTTTTGTGAAGTATTAAGATTCAAAATTCACAACGATTTCACAATTCGATGAAGAACATGAGCGGTTTTCATGAAGAACACCAAAATTGTGTTTTGTTGATAtatgtacactttttgaaagtatatagcctacattggtattttttggaGTTTATAGCCTACATTGAAAAAAAAAACGAAAGTATATAGTTTATTTATGGAAGAACAAGTTGTAGGGTTTTTTTTACCATGTcatatttaaaagaaaaaaaaatccacATAATCATTCTGttttagccggtagcaagtcatttttgttaacatgagtacactttttgaaagtatatagctcACATTGGTATTTTGttgagtatatagcctacattggaacaaaaatgaaagtatataaccTATTTATAGCTTTAACCCAATGTAGAATTTGAAATTAGCAAACGAGTACTCG includes these proteins:
- the LOC139851764 gene encoding uncharacterized membrane protein At1g16860-like, producing MGSRIPSHQLSNGLYVSGRPEQLKERQPTIVSRAVPYTGGDVKKSGELGKMFDIPISDHHPPPPHRPSSSSTSGSFRSGSGPIPKRTSGSGPIVTGLLITSGPLGSSVGRRSGQLELPPPAKGKTVYGSAVTTLGYDDVRLGFKVSKTLMWMLLVIAVIGLMVGTFLMVAVKKPLILVAVAAVTALAVVVMLWNCVCKKTTLLSYLRKYPDTELRGAVDGQFVKVTGVVTCGSIPLESSFQKVPRCVYVSTELYEYKGCGGKSANPKHRCFSWGCRNSEKYVADFYISDFQSGLRAVVKAGYGAKVAPFVKETTVVDITKENRESSPSFISWLADRSLSFDDRAMRLKEGYIKEGSTVSVMGVVRRHDNVLMIVPPTDPISTSCRWGCGLFPTYVEGLVLTCDESQNADVIPV